The following are from one region of the Cetobacterium somerae genome:
- the grpE gene encoding nucleotide exchange factor GrpE yields the protein MADKEIKEEIVEEIINDTENKNENIETMSQEDEIKKLKGEVEDWKNSYLRKQADFQNFTKRKEKEFDDLKAFASEKVVVKVLDIIDNLERAIAASSETKDFDSLVKGVELTLSQMKSTVASEGVEAIETEKATFDPHLHMAVSVEDSADYANDEIIAEFQKGYKMKGKVIRPSMVKVCKK from the coding sequence ATGGCAGATAAAGAAATAAAAGAAGAAATAGTTGAAGAAATAATTAACGATACAGAAAATAAAAATGAAAATATAGAGACTATGTCTCAAGAAGATGAAATCAAAAAATTAAAGGGTGAAGTTGAAGATTGGAAAAATTCTTACTTAAGAAAACAAGCTGATTTCCAAAACTTTACAAAAAGAAAAGAGAAAGAATTTGATGATTTAAAAGCTTTTGCTTCTGAAAAGGTAGTAGTAAAAGTTTTAGATATAATTGATAATCTTGAAAGAGCTATCGCCGCTTCTTCTGAAACAAAAGATTTTGATTCTCTTGTTAAAGGTGTTGAATTAACTCTTTCTCAAATGAAAAGCACTGTCGCTAGTGAAGGTGTTGAAGCTATAGAAACTGAAAAAGCTACATTTGATCCTCATTTACATATGGCTGTTTCTGTTGAAGACTCAGCAGATTATGCTAATGACGAGATTATAGCAGAATTTCAAAAAGGTTATAAAATGAAGGGAAAAGTTATTAGACCCTCAATGGTTAAAGTTTGTAAAAAATAA
- the dnaK gene encoding molecular chaperone DnaK: MAKIIGIDLGTTNSCVAIMEGGSTTVIPNAEGARTTPSVVSIKDNGEIIVGEIAKRQAITNPTSTILSIKTHMGSDYKVDIHGKQYTPQEISAMILKKLKSDAEAYLGEKVTEAVITVPAYFTDAQRQATKDAGVIAGLDVKRIINEPTAAALAYGLEKAGKEEKVLVFDLGGGTFDVSILEIADGVIEVISTSGNNHLGGDNFDDAVIKYLVEEFKKESGIDLANDKMAYQRLKDAAEKAKKELSTLMEAHISLPFITMDATGPKHLDIKLTRAKFNDLTRDLVEATQVPTKDALKAAGLNPSDIDEILLVGGSTRIPAVQEWVESYFGKKPNKGINPDEVVAEGAAIQGGVLMGDVKDVLLLDVTPLSLGIETLGGVFTKIIERNTTIPVKKSQVFSTAVDNQPAVTINVLQGERAKAADNHKLGEFNLEGIPAAPRGVPQIEVTFDIDANGIVHVSAKDLGTGKESTVTISGSTNLSADEIERMKKDAEANEAEDKKFKELVETRNKADMLIASTEKSVKDYAEKVTEDEKKAIEAAIEELKSVKDGEDKEAIDAAIEKLSQAAHKLAEEIYKDAQAKQQGGAAPENNGTDDVADAEIVD; encoded by the coding sequence ATGGCAAAAATTATAGGAATTGACTTAGGAACTACTAACTCATGTGTTGCAATAATGGAAGGGGGATCAACTACTGTTATCCCTAACGCTGAAGGAGCAAGAACAACTCCATCTGTTGTAAGTATTAAAGATAATGGTGAAATTATTGTTGGAGAGATTGCTAAAAGACAAGCTATCACAAATCCTACATCAACTATTCTATCAATCAAAACACATATGGGAAGCGATTATAAAGTTGATATTCACGGAAAACAATATACACCACAGGAAATTTCAGCTATGATATTAAAAAAATTAAAGTCTGATGCTGAAGCTTATTTAGGAGAAAAAGTTACTGAAGCTGTTATTACTGTTCCAGCTTACTTTACAGATGCTCAAAGACAAGCTACAAAAGATGCTGGTGTTATAGCTGGATTAGATGTTAAAAGAATTATAAACGAGCCTACTGCTGCCGCATTAGCTTACGGACTTGAAAAAGCTGGAAAAGAAGAGAAAGTTTTAGTATTTGACCTTGGAGGAGGAACATTTGACGTTTCTATCCTTGAAATTGCTGACGGAGTTATTGAAGTTATATCAACTTCAGGAAACAACCATTTAGGTGGAGATAACTTTGACGATGCTGTTATCAAATATTTAGTTGAAGAGTTTAAAAAAGAAAGTGGAATAGATTTAGCTAACGATAAAATGGCATACCAAAGACTTAAAGATGCTGCAGAAAAAGCTAAAAAAGAGTTATCTACATTAATGGAAGCTCATATTTCTCTACCATTCATAACAATGGATGCAACTGGACCAAAACACTTAGATATCAAATTAACTAGAGCTAAGTTCAATGATTTAACTAGAGATTTAGTTGAGGCTACTCAAGTACCTACAAAAGATGCATTAAAAGCTGCTGGATTAAATCCTTCAGATATCGATGAAATCTTATTAGTTGGAGGTTCTACAAGAATTCCTGCTGTTCAAGAGTGGGTTGAATCTTACTTTGGTAAAAAACCTAATAAAGGTATAAACCCAGATGAGGTTGTTGCTGAAGGAGCTGCTATTCAAGGTGGAGTATTAATGGGAGATGTTAAAGACGTATTACTTCTTGACGTTACTCCATTATCTTTAGGAATTGAAACTTTAGGTGGAGTATTTACAAAAATCATCGAAAGAAATACAACAATTCCTGTTAAAAAATCACAAGTATTCTCAACTGCTGTTGATAACCAACCAGCTGTTACAATTAATGTACTACAAGGTGAAAGAGCAAAAGCTGCTGATAACCACAAATTAGGAGAATTCAACTTAGAAGGAATTCCTGCTGCTCCAAGAGGAGTACCTCAAATTGAAGTTACATTTGATATTGATGCTAACGGAATTGTTCATGTTTCTGCAAAAGATTTAGGAACTGGAAAAGAAAGTACTGTAACTATCTCTGGTTCAACTAACCTTTCTGCTGATGAAATTGAAAGAATGAAAAAGGATGCTGAAGCTAACGAAGCTGAAGATAAAAAATTCAAAGAGTTAGTTGAAACAAGAAATAAAGCTGATATGTTAATTGCTTCTACTGAGAAATCTGTAAAAGATTATGCAGAAAAAGTTACTGAAGACGAGAAAAAAGCTATTGAAGCTGCTATCGAAGAACTTAAATCAGTTAAAGATGGAGAGGATAAAGAAGCTATAGATGCTGCAATTGAGAAATTATCTCAAGCTGCTCATAAGTTAGCTGAAGAAATCTACAAAGACGCTCAAGCTAAACAACAAGGTGGAGCTGCTCCAGAAAACAACGGAACTGATGACGTTGCTGACGCTGAGATAGTTGACTAA
- the dnaJ gene encoding molecular chaperone DnaJ, with translation MAKRDFYEVLGVAKGASDTEIKKAYRKAAMKYHPDKFSGASDTEKKEAEDKFKEVNEAYQVLSDENKRAQYDRFGHAAFENGGGTGAGGFGGFGGGFEDLGDIFGSFFGGSGGFGGFGGFGGSRQRGPEPGEDLRYNLELTLEEAAKGVEKTLKYKRTGTCETCHGTGAQDGSKMTKCSKCNGTGTINVTQRTVFGNFQTTQECDACHGKGEVPEKKCKKCHGTGIDTETVEKTIKIPAGIDDGQKLRLSGMGNASTEGGPNGDLYVYITVKHHPFFERNGEDIICNVPITFAQAALGGDIEIPTLNGKKTIKIPAGTQNDKMFRLKGEGIKNPRSPYTGDQIVRIKIEVPVNLNTDQQELLKKFDESLKDKNHKDNKNFFDKLKDFFA, from the coding sequence ATGGCTAAAAGAGACTTTTATGAAGTTTTAGGGGTTGCTAAGGGGGCATCTGATACTGAAATAAAAAAAGCATATAGAAAAGCTGCTATGAAGTATCACCCAGATAAATTTAGTGGTGCTAGTGATACTGAAAAAAAAGAAGCTGAGGATAAATTTAAAGAGGTTAATGAAGCATACCAAGTTCTTTCGGATGAAAATAAAAGAGCTCAATATGATAGATTTGGTCACGCTGCTTTTGAAAACGGTGGCGGTACTGGTGCCGGTGGCTTTGGTGGCTTCGGTGGTGGCTTTGAAGATTTAGGAGATATTTTCGGATCATTTTTTGGTGGAAGTGGTGGCTTCGGTGGTTTTGGTGGCTTCGGTGGTTCTCGTCAAAGAGGTCCAGAACCTGGTGAAGATTTAAGATATAATCTTGAACTAACTTTAGAGGAAGCAGCAAAAGGTGTAGAAAAAACATTAAAATATAAAAGAACTGGAACTTGTGAAACTTGTCATGGTACTGGAGCTCAAGATGGTTCTAAAATGACTAAATGTTCTAAATGTAATGGTACTGGAACTATAAACGTTACTCAAAGAACTGTTTTTGGAAATTTTCAAACAACACAAGAATGTGATGCTTGTCATGGTAAAGGCGAAGTTCCTGAAAAAAAATGTAAAAAATGTCATGGTACTGGAATTGATACAGAAACTGTTGAAAAAACAATTAAGATTCCTGCTGGTATTGATGATGGGCAAAAACTTAGACTTTCTGGAATGGGTAATGCTAGTACAGAAGGTGGTCCTAATGGTGATTTATATGTCTATATAACTGTTAAACATCACCCATTCTTCGAGAGAAATGGGGAGGATATAATTTGTAATGTACCAATTACTTTTGCTCAAGCAGCTCTTGGGGGAGATATCGAAATCCCTACACTAAATGGTAAGAAAACAATTAAGATTCCTGCTGGAACTCAGAATGATAAAATGTTCAGATTAAAAGGAGAAGGAATTAAAAATCCTAGAAGTCCTTACACTGGTGATCAAATTGTTAGAATTAAAATTGAAGTTCCTGTTAATTTAAATACTGACCAACAAGAGCTTTTAAAGAAATTCGACGAAAGTCTAAAAGATAAAAATCATAAAGATAATAAAAACTTCTTTGATAAACTAAAAGATTTCTTCGCTTAA
- the yajC gene encoding preprotein translocase subunit YajC: MNELFAKYGGMILTFAIWAAVFYFLLILPNKKKQKKHQEMLDSLKEGAEVVTNGGIKGTISSIGPEFLTIRVDKGVNIQVLKNSISRVLK; the protein is encoded by the coding sequence ATGAACGAATTATTTGCTAAATATGGTGGAATGATACTTACTTTTGCTATTTGGGCGGCTGTATTCTATTTTCTACTTATTTTACCAAACAAAAAGAAGCAAAAGAAACATCAAGAAATGTTGGACTCATTAAAAGAGGGAGCTGAAGTTGTTACTAATGGTGGTATCAAAGGTACTATATCTAGTATTGGCCCTGAGTTCTTAACTATTAGAGTTGATAAAGGTGTTAACATCCAAGTGCTTAAGAATTCTATTTCAAGAGTTTTAAAATAA
- a CDS encoding N-acetylmuramoyl-L-alanine amidase family protein produces MKKYLIFFIFCLFSLTIFANSTIKKVRLNNNPPQLVFDISSTVKPKYNSSYDEYNRLIFLEIEKVKMGTKLNSSSLSGKNIEKIDMIDYGSNVGFFIKLKKGSGHKVYSLSNPHRIVIDLKATNSSKKEFTVAIDAGHGGKDPGAIGFNKYKEKEIALAVAKKLQSKLSKDFNVIMTRSNDTFISLSERSRIANRGKADIFVSLHLNASKNSSAQGMEIFYFSKKSSPYAEKIASYENSFGEKYGEKTTSIAQIMGELAYNKNMEKSITIARPLNSSLSKRLGMRDRGIYGANFAVLRGFNGPGILVELGFITNKSDVTKLSRDANQNIMADELANKIRSFFY; encoded by the coding sequence ATGAAAAAATACCTTATATTTTTTATCTTTTGTTTATTTTCATTAACTATATTTGCTAATAGCACAATAAAAAAAGTTAGACTTAATAATAATCCTCCACAATTAGTCTTTGATATTTCTAGCACTGTTAAACCTAAATATAATTCTAGTTATGATGAATATAATCGATTAATTTTTCTTGAAATTGAAAAAGTTAAAATGGGAACAAAACTAAATAGTTCAAGTCTTTCTGGTAAAAATATTGAAAAAATAGATATGATTGACTATGGTTCAAATGTTGGATTTTTTATAAAATTAAAAAAAGGATCAGGTCATAAAGTTTACTCTTTATCTAATCCACATAGAATTGTTATAGATTTAAAAGCTACTAACTCTTCTAAAAAAGAGTTTACTGTAGCTATTGATGCAGGACATGGTGGGAAAGATCCAGGAGCAATCGGATTTAATAAGTATAAAGAAAAAGAGATTGCTTTAGCTGTAGCAAAGAAATTACAAAGTAAACTCTCTAAAGATTTTAATGTTATCATGACTAGAAGTAACGATACTTTTATTAGTCTTTCTGAAAGAAGTCGAATTGCTAATCGAGGAAAGGCAGATATTTTTGTAAGTTTACATTTAAATGCATCTAAAAATTCATCAGCTCAAGGAATGGAAATATTTTATTTTTCAAAAAAATCATCTCCTTATGCTGAAAAAATTGCATCTTACGAAAATAGCTTTGGCGAAAAATATGGAGAAAAAACAACTAGTATAGCTCAAATTATGGGAGAACTTGCATATAACAAAAATATGGAAAAATCTATAACTATTGCTAGGCCATTAAATTCATCTCTTTCTAAAAGATTAGGTATGAGGGATAGAGGAATCTACGGAGCTAACTTTGCTGTTCTAAGAGGATTTAACGGCCCTGGTATCCTTGTTGAGCTTGGATTTATAACAAATAAATCTGACGTAACTAAGCTCTCTAGAGATGCAAATCAAAATATTATGGCAGATGAACTAGCAAATAAAATTAGATCATTTTTCTATTAG
- a CDS encoding GerMN domain-containing protein, translating to MSHKLKIFLVILIALAITTGVYSNKVNKTSETVTNISTPTLETIQKTEITTPIFFPNLKQGKLSKEDIILNSNLSNKEDILKDIISQLLKKLEEKNILKKENFKYEVYIKNRTLYLDLDSKILSSAKTPQEELLLIYSFVNSLLTPGGADHIVLLINGSTTEKVNFINISKSYKLNSNI from the coding sequence ATGTCACATAAATTAAAAATTTTTTTAGTCATTTTAATAGCTCTTGCTATCACTACTGGAGTATATTCAAATAAAGTAAACAAAACAAGTGAAACAGTAACAAATATATCTACTCCTACTTTAGAGACTATTCAAAAGACAGAAATTACTACCCCAATTTTTTTCCCTAATTTAAAACAAGGAAAATTATCAAAAGAAGATATTATTTTAAATTCTAATCTATCTAATAAAGAAGATATTTTAAAAGATATCATATCTCAACTTTTAAAAAAGTTAGAAGAGAAAAACATCTTAAAAAAAGAAAATTTTAAATATGAAGTATACATAAAAAATAGAACTCTTTACTTAGATTTAGATTCTAAAATTTTATCTTCTGCAAAAACTCCACAGGAAGAATTACTTTTAATTTATTCTTTTGTAAATAGTTTATTAACTCCTGGTGGAGCAGATCATATAGTTTTACTTATTAATGGTTCGACTACTGAAAAAGTTAATTTTATTAATATAAGTAAAAGCTATAAACTAAACAGTAATATATAA
- the yqeK gene encoding bis(5'-nucleosyl)-tetraphosphatase (symmetrical) YqeK — translation MNIDFFKKELDGILSKKRYEHSIRVLETALSLGKIYNADLNKIALASLLHDYAKEFTKEELLKISNDYFRDETKDYLTNVEILHSYVASYIAKEKFKIYDDEILNAIKFHTTGRKNMSLIEKIVYIADAIEPKRNYPHVEKIRDLALVDLNKAILLEVNKKIEYLIKGDYVIHVNSIEMRNWLLKIS, via the coding sequence ATGAATATAGATTTTTTTAAAAAGGAATTAGACGGCATTCTTTCTAAAAAAAGATATGAACACTCTATAAGAGTTTTAGAAACAGCTCTATCTTTAGGAAAAATTTATAATGCCGATTTAAACAAAATAGCATTAGCTTCTCTTTTACATGATTATGCTAAGGAATTTACAAAAGAAGAACTCCTTAAAATATCTAATGATTATTTTAGAGATGAAACAAAAGATTACTTAACTAATGTTGAGATTTTACATAGTTATGTAGCTTCTTACATTGCAAAAGAAAAATTTAAAATTTATGACGATGAAATTTTAAATGCTATAAAATTTCATACAACTGGTCGAAAAAATATGAGTTTAATTGAAAAAATTGTTTATATAGCTGATGCTATTGAACCAAAGAGAAATTATCCTCATGTAGAAAAAATTAGAGATTTAGCTCTAGTAGACTTAAACAAAGCCATTCTACTAGAAGTTAATAAAAAAATAGAGTATCTTATAAAAGGAGATTACGTCATTCATGTAAACTCTATAGAGATGCGAAATTGGCTTTTAAAAATAAGCTAA
- the rnr gene encoding ribonuclease R produces MKTSTKLDKQLDKLKNILKNSKALTLDEITKAMGWSPKFKKENREILEIWINSGEIMKNKRNKYNIPENLGFIKGKFSNIKGKFGFVDTDTEGYFIPRSKFGTALDGDTVLINVTTPEGKGKKEGEIVEVLVREKNTIIGIFEKKENFGFVRPTQSFGRDIYIPKNFFNKAKDGELVVVDVTFWGSDEKKPEGKILESIGNPFDTDNMIKALILREGLSEEFPDDVIAEARQIPTVISEDEIKKRKDLRHLPIITIDGDDAKDLDDAVYVEKLDNGYYKLIVAIADVSHYIPTGSKLDKEAEKRGNSVYLVDRVLPMFPKEISNGICSLNPHEDKLTFSVELLIDPHGRAIDVQTYKSVIKTAHRMTYGNVNKIIAKDPETTEKYSDIADMLFTMLELSKIIRAIKYNRGSIDFDLPEVKVILDENKKVKYLKNIERGESERIIEDFMIMANEAVAEKLFWLEIPSVYRVHETPDPERVKTLSETLSRFGYRLHSFEDIHPKKFQSIIEDSEARGINMIVHKMILMSLKQARYGVENLGHFGLSSNYYTHFTSPIRRYADLLIHRILNIAIHGYPTKKQFGTLINYLPEVTQHISQTERKAMKVEDESIKIKIVEYMLDKIGDEFKATIVGFNNKKIFFETEEHVECFWDVTTAKNFYEFDENNYVMKDLDTNREFHLGDKMDILIVRSDLQMLEIEVVPTEFCNEYTGRRKEGRF; encoded by the coding sequence ATGAAAACAAGTACAAAATTAGATAAACAACTTGATAAATTAAAAAATATATTAAAAAATAGCAAAGCTTTAACTCTTGATGAAATAACTAAAGCTATGGGATGGTCTCCAAAATTTAAAAAAGAAAATAGAGAAATTCTTGAAATTTGGATTAATTCTGGAGAGATTATGAAAAATAAAAGAAACAAATATAATATTCCTGAAAATTTAGGTTTTATCAAAGGAAAATTTTCCAATATTAAAGGAAAGTTCGGTTTTGTTGATACTGATACTGAGGGATACTTTATCCCTAGAAGTAAATTTGGAACAGCTTTAGATGGAGATACTGTTTTAATAAATGTTACAACACCTGAAGGAAAAGGAAAAAAAGAAGGAGAAATTGTTGAAGTTCTTGTAAGAGAAAAAAACACAATTATAGGAATCTTTGAAAAAAAAGAAAATTTTGGTTTTGTAAGACCAACACAATCTTTTGGTAGAGATATATATATTCCTAAAAACTTTTTCAATAAAGCTAAGGATGGAGAATTAGTTGTTGTTGACGTAACTTTTTGGGGAAGCGATGAAAAAAAACCTGAAGGAAAAATTCTCGAATCAATTGGTAACCCTTTCGATACAGACAACATGATTAAAGCTTTAATTCTTAGAGAAGGGTTATCAGAAGAATTTCCAGATGATGTTATTGCAGAGGCTCGTCAAATCCCAACTGTAATATCTGAGGATGAAATAAAGAAAAGAAAAGATTTAAGACACCTTCCAATAATAACAATTGATGGTGACGATGCTAAAGACTTAGATGATGCTGTTTATGTTGAGAAATTAGATAATGGATATTATAAACTTATTGTAGCTATTGCTGATGTTTCTCACTATATCCCAACTGGATCTAAATTAGATAAAGAAGCTGAAAAAAGAGGAAATTCTGTTTATTTAGTTGACAGAGTTTTACCAATGTTCCCTAAAGAAATTTCAAATGGAATATGCTCTTTAAATCCACATGAAGATAAACTTACATTCTCTGTTGAACTTCTTATTGATCCTCATGGAAGAGCTATCGATGTTCAAACATATAAATCAGTTATTAAAACTGCTCACAGAATGACTTATGGAAATGTTAATAAAATTATTGCTAAGGATCCTGAAACTACTGAAAAATATAGTGATATCGCAGATATGCTATTTACTATGTTAGAACTTTCTAAGATTATAAGAGCTATCAAATATAACAGAGGTTCTATTGATTTTGATCTTCCTGAAGTTAAAGTTATTTTAGATGAAAATAAAAAAGTTAAATACTTAAAAAATATTGAAAGAGGAGAATCAGAAAGAATCATCGAAGACTTTATGATTATGGCTAATGAAGCTGTTGCAGAAAAACTTTTCTGGTTAGAAATACCTTCTGTTTACAGAGTTCATGAAACTCCTGACCCAGAAAGAGTAAAAACTTTAAGTGAAACTCTTTCTAGATTTGGATATAGACTTCACTCTTTTGAAGATATTCATCCTAAAAAATTCCAATCAATTATTGAAGATTCTGAAGCCAGAGGTATCAATATGATTGTACACAAAATGATTTTAATGTCTCTTAAACAAGCTAGATACGGTGTTGAAAACTTAGGACATTTTGGCCTATCATCTAATTATTATACACATTTTACATCTCCTATTAGAAGATACGCTGATTTACTAATACATAGAATTTTAAATATTGCTATACATGGTTATCCAACTAAAAAGCAATTTGGAACTCTTATAAACTATTTACCAGAGGTTACACAACATATCTCTCAAACAGAAAGAAAAGCTATGAAAGTAGAAGATGAAAGTATTAAAATTAAAATAGTTGAATATATGCTTGATAAAATTGGAGATGAATTTAAAGCTACTATAGTTGGATTTAACAATAAAAAAATATTCTTTGAAACAGAAGAACATGTAGAATGTTTCTGGGATGTAACTACAGCTAAAAACTTCTATGAATTTGATGAAAATAATTATGTTATGAAAGATTTAGATACAAATAGAGAGTTTCATTTGGGAGATAAAATGGATATTTTAATAGTTAGATCTGATTTACAAATGCTTGAAATAGAAGTTGTCCCAACTGAATTTTGTAATGAATATACAGGGAGAAGAAAAGAGGGGAGATTTTAA
- the smpB gene encoding SsrA-binding protein SmpB, with amino-acid sequence MILANNKKAFFDYFIEDRFEAGIELVGSEVKSIKAGKTSIKESFIRIINNEIFIMGMTVVPWSFGSVYNPDERRVRKLLLHKGEIKKLHEKVMQKGYTIVPLNIHLSKGFVKVEIALARGKKNYDKRDSLAKKDQQRSIEREVKERY; translated from the coding sequence ATGATATTAGCTAATAACAAAAAAGCTTTTTTTGACTACTTTATTGAAGACAGATTTGAGGCTGGAATTGAACTAGTTGGTAGTGAGGTTAAATCTATAAAAGCTGGGAAAACCAGTATTAAAGAGTCTTTTATTAGAATAATAAACAATGAAATTTTTATCATGGGTATGACTGTTGTTCCATGGTCTTTTGGTAGTGTTTATAATCCCGATGAAAGAAGAGTTAGAAAATTGCTTTTACATAAAGGAGAGATTAAAAAATTACACGAAAAAGTTATGCAAAAAGGATATACAATAGTCCCACTAAATATACATTTATCTAAGGGATTTGTCAAAGTAGAAATTGCTTTAGCTAGAGGTAAGAAAAATTATGATAAACGTGACTCTTTAGCAAAAAAAGATCAACAAAGAAGTATTGAGAGAGAAGTAAAAGAAAGATATTAA
- a CDS encoding OmpP1/FadL family transporter, with protein sequence MKFKQQLMLLGIVLSANAMGGSIDYLSQQDAEYLAHPAMVGKIGVSGAYYNPAGTVWLEDGTYIQVNNQTHLKEYSMEHGDYKFKSDKPSPVVPSLQIVKKKGDTAFFFHAGAIAGGGSVAYSGGIATFPQIITSNPMFEVIGAKYVGGSTIHGKSYYVAFQGGIARKFNEAWSGAVGLRLIDAERKFKGEGNFEYNNLGGKLGSGKAKFDIDSERTAFGVAGIFGLNYHPNDRFNLGMRYETETVLDFDNKEHNLKKGFVNSTGSNLIGNAFYNTIIKDPSIKQWMSEGSGKRNLPAMAAIGASYRATDKLTLLASGNYYFIKEASDDLGNFDHYDNGYEVAVGLDYQLNEKWTLMTGYQYTDTGANEKTYTDTDYVLDANMYSAGVKYKYSSQLELMATYSYVDYINDKNIKNIRYSKHVDAFGLGLIYKF encoded by the coding sequence ATGAAGTTTAAGCAACAATTAATGTTATTAGGGATAGTTTTATCGGCTAATGCTATGGGGGGAAGTATAGACTATCTTTCACAACAAGATGCAGAGTATTTAGCACATCCAGCTATGGTTGGAAAAATTGGAGTATCGGGAGCATACTATAATCCAGCTGGAACGGTATGGTTAGAAGATGGAACTTATATACAAGTAAATAATCAAACACATTTGAAAGAATATAGCATGGAACATGGAGATTATAAATTTAAAAGTGATAAACCATCACCAGTAGTTCCAAGTTTACAAATTGTAAAGAAAAAAGGAGATACAGCATTTTTCTTTCACGCTGGAGCGATAGCAGGTGGAGGAAGTGTAGCATATAGTGGAGGAATAGCAACTTTTCCACAAATAATAACTAGCAATCCAATGTTTGAAGTGATTGGAGCAAAATATGTAGGCGGATCTACAATCCATGGGAAATCATATTATGTAGCTTTTCAAGGTGGAATAGCTAGAAAATTTAATGAAGCTTGGAGTGGAGCAGTTGGGCTTAGATTAATTGATGCTGAAAGAAAATTTAAAGGTGAAGGAAATTTTGAATATAATAATTTGGGAGGAAAATTAGGATCTGGAAAAGCCAAATTTGATATAGATTCAGAAAGAACAGCTTTTGGAGTGGCTGGAATATTTGGATTAAACTATCATCCAAATGATAGATTTAATTTAGGAATGAGATATGAAACCGAAACGGTTCTTGATTTTGATAATAAAGAACATAATTTAAAAAAAGGATTTGTAAATTCAACAGGAAGTAATCTTATAGGAAATGCATTTTATAATACTATTATAAAAGATCCTTCAATTAAACAATGGATGTCAGAGGGAAGTGGAAAAAGAAACTTGCCAGCAATGGCAGCGATTGGAGCTTCTTACAGAGCAACAGATAAATTGACGCTATTAGCTTCTGGAAACTATTATTTCATAAAAGAAGCAAGCGATGACTTAGGAAACTTTGATCATTATGATAATGGATATGAGGTAGCAGTTGGTTTAGATTATCAATTAAATGAAAAGTGGACTTTAATGACAGGTTACCAGTATACAGATACAGGAGCTAATGAAAAAACATACACGGACACTGATTATGTTTTAGATGCAAATATGTATTCAGCAGGAGTTAAATACAAATATAGCTCTCAACTTGAATTAATGGCAACATACTCATATGTAGATTATATAAATGATAAAAATATTAAAAATATAAGATATAGTAAGCATGTAGACGCCTTTGGATTAGGATTGATTTATAAATTTTAA
- a CDS encoding TetR/AcrR family transcriptional regulator yields MGRKPNFTREEILNSAFEILNNESLKDVTARNIAKKLGVSTIAIYSAFKSMDELKNELAKKAKTKLFEYTKRDYTDLSILNIGIGICLFAKEEKALFRTIFLREGLPREFMDQIMDDFRNLIYSGFNNKREYNQFPEDIIEWVIKKGWYFSHGYATLICTGFYIDIEFETFKKEVIEMGNVLIEKALEMTKERDNEV; encoded by the coding sequence ATGGGAAGAAAACCTAATTTTACTAGAGAAGAAATTTTGAATAGTGCATTTGAAATTTTAAATAATGAAAGCTTAAAAGATGTAACAGCAAGAAATATAGCAAAAAAGTTGGGGGTATCGACAATAGCTATATATTCAGCTTTTAAATCAATGGATGAACTAAAAAATGAATTAGCTAAAAAAGCTAAAACAAAACTTTTTGAATATACAAAGCGTGATTATACTGATTTATCAATTTTAAATATAGGGATAGGAATATGTCTTTTTGCAAAAGAAGAAAAAGCATTATTTAGAACAATTTTTTTAAGAGAAGGCTTACCTAGAGAATTTATGGATCAGATTATGGATGATTTTAGAAATTTAATATATAGTGGATTTAATAATAAGAGAGAGTATAATCAATTTCCAGAAGATATAATAGAATGGGTTATAAAAAAAGGATGGTATTTTTCTCATGGATATGCAACTTTAATATGCACAGGATTTTATATTGATATAGAGTTTGAAACTTTTAAAAAGGAAGTTATTGAAATGGGAAATGTATTGATAGAAAAAGCTTTAGAAATGACAAAGGAGAGGGATAATGAAGTTTAA